A single Streptomyces mirabilis DNA region contains:
- a CDS encoding transcriptional regulator, producing MQPNTLLDAILDEAGISHAGLAAHVNQAGRARGLALRYEHTAVARWLKGQRPRGQVPDLICEVLAGRLHRPVTLDDIGLGVPGEPSAPHGTSLSGFVERATALWRSDEQQRPHLLGAPAVTGTPAVMPVWEWENPPEDVDVSRGGRHHVSMADIEMLRAARAHYEQMYRKAGGVATRSRIVGFLNAETAPLLRGSYPDATGRQLHRATGGLVAIAGICAYDSDAHGLAQRYFHQALRLAKASGDRGLGAYVIALLVNQSLFMREHRQAVAFAEAALRAAGRHITPALASDLYAMQAKAYAHLGDGSSALSCIRRAEQAAERIRRGYEPDETGYVQPGLVNVQVAEALLSLGDLVAAAAHAEAAVDTPAHDRGRVHRLAMLSQIELRQGNADKAVATAVQMAEQARGMESQRLRDRLRAVREHLVRSGCAGTAEAAELIDGALRVPL from the coding sequence ATGCAGCCCAACACTCTGCTCGACGCGATACTCGACGAGGCCGGCATCTCTCACGCCGGACTCGCCGCGCATGTCAACCAGGCGGGGAGGGCTCGCGGCCTCGCGCTCAGATACGAACACACGGCCGTGGCACGGTGGTTGAAGGGCCAGCGTCCGCGCGGCCAGGTGCCCGACCTGATCTGCGAAGTGCTGGCGGGGCGCCTGCACCGGCCTGTCACCCTCGATGACATCGGTCTCGGTGTGCCCGGCGAGCCGTCCGCCCCGCACGGCACCTCGCTCTCCGGTTTCGTGGAGCGCGCCACCGCCCTGTGGCGCTCGGACGAACAGCAGCGCCCGCACCTCCTCGGCGCCCCGGCCGTCACCGGAACGCCCGCCGTGATGCCCGTGTGGGAGTGGGAGAACCCGCCCGAGGACGTGGACGTCTCACGCGGCGGCCGCCACCACGTGAGCATGGCCGACATCGAGATGCTGCGCGCGGCCCGCGCCCACTACGAGCAGATGTATCGCAAGGCGGGCGGGGTGGCGACCCGCAGCCGGATCGTCGGCTTCCTCAACGCGGAGACCGCGCCCCTGCTGCGCGGCAGTTACCCCGACGCCACCGGCCGCCAACTCCACCGTGCGACGGGCGGCCTGGTCGCCATAGCGGGGATCTGCGCCTACGACTCCGACGCGCACGGGCTCGCCCAGCGCTACTTCCACCAGGCGCTGCGGCTGGCGAAGGCCAGCGGGGACCGGGGTCTTGGGGCGTACGTCATAGCCCTGCTGGTCAACCAGTCGCTGTTCATGCGCGAGCACCGCCAGGCCGTCGCCTTCGCGGAGGCCGCGCTGCGCGCCGCCGGGCGGCACATCACCCCGGCGCTCGCCTCGGACCTCTACGCCATGCAGGCGAAGGCGTACGCACACCTCGGCGACGGCAGCAGCGCGCTGTCCTGCATCCGGCGTGCCGAACAGGCCGCCGAGCGCATCCGGCGCGGCTACGAACCGGACGAGACCGGCTATGTCCAGCCCGGTCTGGTCAACGTACAGGTGGCGGAGGCACTGCTGAGCCTCGGTGACCTGGTGGCCGCCGCGGCGCACGCCGAGGCGGCAGTGGACACTCCGGCGCACGACCGGGGGCGCGTGCACCGTCTTGCGATGCTCAGTCAGATCGAGCTGCGGCAGGGGAATGCCGACAAGGCGGTGGCCACCGCCGTCCAAATGGCCGAGCAGGCCCGGGGAATGGAGTCCCAGCGGCTGCGCGACAGACTGCGCGCGGTACGCGAACACCTGGTGCGCAGCGGCTGTGCGGGCACGGCCGAGGCCGCCGAACTCATCGACGGAGCACTGCGCGTACCGCTGTAG